In Musa acuminata AAA Group cultivar baxijiao chromosome BXJ2-8, Cavendish_Baxijiao_AAA, whole genome shotgun sequence, one genomic interval encodes:
- the LOC135618321 gene encoding silicon efflux transporter LSI2-like isoform X2, whose amino-acid sequence MAMAAPVKVVLGCIAFGVFWVLAVFPAVPFLPVGRTAGSLLGAMLMVIFRVISPDDAYDAIDLPILGLLFGTMVVSVFLEKADMFKYLGKLLSWKSRGGKDLLFRICIVSAISSALFTNDTCCVVLTEFILKLARQNNLPPQPFLLALASSSNIGSAATPIGNPQNLVIAVQSGISFGKFLAGLFPAVLVGGLVNAAILLCYFWKLLSVDKDEEVASTVGEVVAEVDMTLHRFSPATMSHLTSMNSQEFASAMDSFARSPSLCGEFGHTCSLRCRTNSVDIDAQNASGIESMRASNASREVRWKGRIRNTCVYLVTIGMLISLLMGLNMSWTAITAALALVVLDFKDACPCLEKVSYSLLIFFCGMFITVDGFNKTGIPSALWDFLEPYSRIDRASGVALLSLVILLLSNVASNVPTVLLLGARIAASAALISPAEEMRAWLILAWVSTVAGNLSLLGSAANLIVCEQARRVEDFAYNLSFLGHLRFGVPSTLVVTGIGLLLVRSY is encoded by the exons ATGGCCATGGCAGCGCCGGTGAAGGTTGTTTTGGGCTGCATTGCCTTCGGAGTATTCTGGGTTTTGGCCGTGTTCCCTGCCGTCCCCTTCCTCCCCGTCGGGAGAACCGCAGGCTCCCTCCTCGGCGCCATGCTCATGGTCATCTTCCGCGTGATATCCCCGGACGATGCTTACGACGCGATCGACCTCCCCATCCTCGGCCTCCTCTTCGGAACCATGGTCGTCAGCGTCTTCCTCGAGAAGGCCGACATGTTCAAGTACCTGGGCAAATTGCTCTCCTGGAAGAGCAGAGGCGGCAAGGACTTGCTCTTCCGCATCTGTATCGTCTCTGCGATCTCCAGTGCCTTGTTCACCAACGACACCTGCTGCGTCGTGCTCACGGAATTCATACTGAAGCTCGCGAGGCAGAACAATCTGCCCCCGCAGCCCTTTCTTCTGGCCCTTGCCTCGAGCTCTAACATCGGGTCCGCGGCCACCCCGATAGGCAACCCACAAAACCTGGTTATCGCTGTGCAGAGTGGGATTTCCTTCGGGAAGTTCTTGGCAGGGCTCTTCCCCGCAGTGCTCGTGGGGGGGCTCGTGAATGCAGCCATCCTCCTCTGCTACTTCTGGAAATTATTGTCGGTCGACAAGGATGAGGAGGTGGCTTCGACCGTCGGGGAAGTGGTGGCCGAGGTTGACATGACTTTGCACCGGTTTTCGCCGGCTACAATGTCGCACCTTACTTCTATGAATTCCCAGGAGTTTGCTTCTGCCATGGATTCTTTCGCGCGGAGCCCGTCCCTGTGCGGAGAATTTGGGCACACCTGTAGTCTGAGGTGCAGGACCAATAGCGTAGATATCGATGCACAAAATGCATCAGGAATCGAGTCCATGAGGGCCTCGAATGCATCACGGGAAGTG AGGTGGAAGGGTAGGATTCGGAACACATGTGTCTATCTCGTGACTATCGGGATGCTCATCTCTCTTCTGATGGGGTTAAACATGTCTTGGACTGCAATCACTGCTGCTCTTGCTCTGGTGGTGCTCGATTTCAAGGATGCTTGCCCTTGCCTGGAGAAG GTTTCATACTCCCTGTTAATATTCTTTTGTGGGATGTTCATAACTGTTGATGGCTTTAATAAAACCGGCATACCGAGTGCTCTATGGGACTTTCTTGAGCCATATTCCCGCATTGACAGAGCTAGTGGGGTTGCACTTCTCTCCCTGGTAATTCTTCTGCTCTCAAATGTTGCCTCCAATGTCCCTACGG TTCTCCTGCTCGGTGCAAGAATTGCAGCATCTGCTGCACTTATTTCTCCGGCTGAAGAGATGCGGGCATGGCTCATACTAGCATGGGTCAGCACAGTGGCCGGAAACCTCTCTTTGCTGGGATCGGCGGCGAATCTTATAGTCTGTGAGCAGGCTCGGCGAGTTGAGGACTTTGCTTATAACCTCTCGTTCCTTGGCCATCTACGTTTCGGAGTCCCTTCAACCCTTGTTGTCACAGGGATTGGCTTGCTCTTGGTCAGGAGTTACTGA
- the LOC135618321 gene encoding silicon efflux transporter LSI2-like isoform X1, giving the protein MAMAAPVKVVLGCIAFGVFWVLAVFPAVPFLPVGRTAGSLLGAMLMVIFRVISPDDAYDAIDLPILGLLFGTMVVSVFLEKADMFKYLGKLLSWKSRGGKDLLFRICIVSAISSALFTNDTCCVVLTEFILKLARQNNLPPQPFLLALASSSNIGSAATPIGNPQNLVIAVQSGISFGKFLAGLFPAVLVGGLVNAAILLCYFWKLLSVDKDEEVASTVGEVVAEVDMTLHRFSPATMSHLTSMNSQEFASAMDSFARSPSLCGEFGHTCSLRCRTNSVDIDAQNASGIESMRASNASREVAEGAGNPQREEGASWRRVSRSFGSQRCGSRGEASLQASEPRESSMERWKGRIRNTCVYLVTIGMLISLLMGLNMSWTAITAALALVVLDFKDACPCLEKVSYSLLIFFCGMFITVDGFNKTGIPSALWDFLEPYSRIDRASGVALLSLVILLLSNVASNVPTVLLLGARIAASAALISPAEEMRAWLILAWVSTVAGNLSLLGSAANLIVCEQARRVEDFAYNLSFLGHLRFGVPSTLVVTGIGLLLVRSY; this is encoded by the exons ATGGCCATGGCAGCGCCGGTGAAGGTTGTTTTGGGCTGCATTGCCTTCGGAGTATTCTGGGTTTTGGCCGTGTTCCCTGCCGTCCCCTTCCTCCCCGTCGGGAGAACCGCAGGCTCCCTCCTCGGCGCCATGCTCATGGTCATCTTCCGCGTGATATCCCCGGACGATGCTTACGACGCGATCGACCTCCCCATCCTCGGCCTCCTCTTCGGAACCATGGTCGTCAGCGTCTTCCTCGAGAAGGCCGACATGTTCAAGTACCTGGGCAAATTGCTCTCCTGGAAGAGCAGAGGCGGCAAGGACTTGCTCTTCCGCATCTGTATCGTCTCTGCGATCTCCAGTGCCTTGTTCACCAACGACACCTGCTGCGTCGTGCTCACGGAATTCATACTGAAGCTCGCGAGGCAGAACAATCTGCCCCCGCAGCCCTTTCTTCTGGCCCTTGCCTCGAGCTCTAACATCGGGTCCGCGGCCACCCCGATAGGCAACCCACAAAACCTGGTTATCGCTGTGCAGAGTGGGATTTCCTTCGGGAAGTTCTTGGCAGGGCTCTTCCCCGCAGTGCTCGTGGGGGGGCTCGTGAATGCAGCCATCCTCCTCTGCTACTTCTGGAAATTATTGTCGGTCGACAAGGATGAGGAGGTGGCTTCGACCGTCGGGGAAGTGGTGGCCGAGGTTGACATGACTTTGCACCGGTTTTCGCCGGCTACAATGTCGCACCTTACTTCTATGAATTCCCAGGAGTTTGCTTCTGCCATGGATTCTTTCGCGCGGAGCCCGTCCCTGTGCGGAGAATTTGGGCACACCTGTAGTCTGAGGTGCAGGACCAATAGCGTAGATATCGATGCACAAAATGCATCAGGAATCGAGTCCATGAGGGCCTCGAATGCATCACGGGAAGTGGCAGAGGGCGCTGGAAATCCTCAGAGGGAGGAAGGCGCATCGTGGAGGAGGGTTTCCAGAAGTTTTGGCAGCCAACGATGTGGCTCCAGAGGCGAGGCTTCTCTCCAAGCCTCGGAACCGAGGGAAAGCTCCATGGAGAGGTGGAAGGGTAGGATTCGGAACACATGTGTCTATCTCGTGACTATCGGGATGCTCATCTCTCTTCTGATGGGGTTAAACATGTCTTGGACTGCAATCACTGCTGCTCTTGCTCTGGTGGTGCTCGATTTCAAGGATGCTTGCCCTTGCCTGGAGAAG GTTTCATACTCCCTGTTAATATTCTTTTGTGGGATGTTCATAACTGTTGATGGCTTTAATAAAACCGGCATACCGAGTGCTCTATGGGACTTTCTTGAGCCATATTCCCGCATTGACAGAGCTAGTGGGGTTGCACTTCTCTCCCTGGTAATTCTTCTGCTCTCAAATGTTGCCTCCAATGTCCCTACGG TTCTCCTGCTCGGTGCAAGAATTGCAGCATCTGCTGCACTTATTTCTCCGGCTGAAGAGATGCGGGCATGGCTCATACTAGCATGGGTCAGCACAGTGGCCGGAAACCTCTCTTTGCTGGGATCGGCGGCGAATCTTATAGTCTGTGAGCAGGCTCGGCGAGTTGAGGACTTTGCTTATAACCTCTCGTTCCTTGGCCATCTACGTTTCGGAGTCCCTTCAACCCTTGTTGTCACAGGGATTGGCTTGCTCTTGGTCAGGAGTTACTGA